The DNA sequence TCGTGGAACTTACAGTGCTTCCGCTTGGGTCGGAATTGACGGAGACACGTACCAAAACTCGATTCTGCAGACGGGTGTTGACTTCACCATTGAGAATGGTGTAGTGTCATATGATGCCTGGTATGAGTGGTTCCCCGATTATGCCTACGACTTCTCCATCCAAATCAACGAGGGTGATACCATCAAGGCTAGTGTCAGTTCAACCACTAGCATTTCTGGTGTTGCTGTTATTGAGAATGTCACCACCGGCAAGACCGTGACCAAGTCTCTCACCTCTTCCGCTGCTCTTGGAGGACAGAACGCAGAATGGATCGTGGAAGACTACGAGGAGGGCTCGTCTTTGGTGAGCCTTGCCAACTGGGGCAGCGTTGTTTTCACTGGTGCTACAGCTTCGACCAAGAGCTCCACGCTTGATGCCTCTACTGCTTCCATCATTGATATCCAGCAGAGTGGCAAGACACTTACCAGCGTTACGGTCAGCGGCTCAACTGTC is a window from the Trichoderma atroviride chromosome 5, complete sequence genome containing:
- a CDS encoding uncharacterized protein (EggNog:ENOG41~SECRETED:SignalP(1-19)~antiSMASH:Cluster_5.4~MEROPS:MER0003426), translated to MKFSAITLSYALFASYVSAAPRGHSTLEERIARRAAARSSRPNQRIETSDRSNDTNVSYSTNWSGAVITSPPSGQTFNAVSASFVVPTPKAPSGGSSRGTYSASAWVGIDGDTYQNSILQTGVDFTIENGVVSYDAWYEWFPDYAYDFSIQINEGDTIKASVSSTTSISGVAVIENVTTGKTVTKSLTSSAALGGQNAEWIVEDYEEGSSLVSLANWGSVVFTGATASTKSSTLDASTASIIDIQQSGKTLTSVTVSGSTVTDKYV